The following are from one region of the Epinephelus fuscoguttatus linkage group LG11, E.fuscoguttatus.final_Chr_v1 genome:
- the LOC125896872 gene encoding uncharacterized protein LOC125896872 isoform X24, with amino-acid sequence MMAEFRWIIMSLFLMLLLKFTAAATESPSTSGNNWTSMKKSTSEGTNNTTSENNNNQTKQDWWKFIVAAVGLAALIIITVAVIRCKRTKGNKTQMDENMVFAVHSSSAAVPRRDAAGQDALHNAAVEVAEDFDVTCQTSSASSADPEADVSYASISYTKNTGRKAKVRLDDDDDKGDAVTYSTVKAPSSSSAGASADPRNLYATINKPTK; translated from the exons atgatggctgaattcagaTGGATTATAATGTCTTTatttctgatgctgctgttgaaGTTTACAG cagcagcaactgAATCACCATCGACATCAGGAAATAACTGGACATCAATGAAAAAGAGCACATCGGAAGGtacaaacaacacaacatcagaaaacaacaataatcaaacaaaacaag ATTGGTGGAAGTTCATAGTTGCAGCTGTGGGTTTAGCAGCACTTATAATAATCACTGTGGCTGTCATCAGATGCAAGAGAACTAAAG gGAACAAAACACAGATGGATGAAAACATG GTGTTTGCGGTCCATAGCAGTAGTGCTGCCGTACCACGCAGGGATGCAGCTGGTCAGGATGCCCTCCACAATGCAGCTGTAGAAGTTGCTGAGGATTTTGACGTGACATGCCAAACTTCCTCAGCCTCCTCA GCTGATCCTGAAGCTGATGTTTCCTACGCCTCCATCAGCTACACCAAGAACACAGGCCGTAAAGCCAAG GTCCgtcttgatgatgatgatgataaaggTGATGCAGTGACCTACAGCACTGTGAAagctccctcctcttcttctgctggAGCCTCTGCTGATCCCAGAAACCTCTACGCTACCATCAACAAACCAACCAAATAA
- the LOC125896872 gene encoding uncharacterized protein LOC125896872 isoform X23 has protein sequence MTEHKNSDRVILYCSVRTYGQCPHTVKWLYEGNQNDLDTLQGTCSASVTFTTSDYNQKLKYSELLKCEVTDGHTEEVHQFTFSPPQSSGEKPGQWKFIVAAVGLAALIIITVAVIRWKRTKGNKTQMDENMVFAVHSSSAAVPRRDAAGQDALHNAAVEVAEDFDVTCQTSSASSADPEADVSYASISYTKNTGRKAKVRLDDDDDKGDAVTYSTVKAPSSSSAGASADPRNLYATINKPTK, from the exons A TGACTGAACATAAGAACAGTGATCGGGTCATCTTGTACTGCTCTGTGAGGACATATGGACAGTGtccacacacagtgaagtggTTGTATGAGGGTAATCAGAATGACTTGGACACATTACAGGGTACATGTTCAGCCTCTGTGACATTTACAACATCTGACTATAATCAGAAGTTGAAGTATTCTGAGTTATTGAAATGTGAAGTGACAGATGGTCACACTGAAGAAGTTCATCAGTTCACCTTTAGCCCTCCTCAGTCCTCAGGTGAGAAACCAG GTCAGTGGAAGTTCATAGTTGCGGCTGTGGGTTTAGCAGCACTTATAATAATCACTGTGGCTGTCATCAGATGGAAGAGAACTAAAG ggaacaaaacacagatggatgaaaacatg GTGTTTGCGGTCCATAGCAGTAGTGCTGCCGTACCACGCAGGGATGCAGCTGGTCAGGATGCCCTCCACAATGCAGCTGTAGAAGTTGCTGAGGATTTTGACGTGACATGCCAAACTTCCTCAGCCTCCTCA GCTGATCCTGAAGCTGATGTTTCCTACGCCTCCATCAGCTACACCAAGAACACAGGCCGTAAAGCCAAG GTCCgtcttgatgatgatgatgataaaggTGATGCAGTGACCTACAGCACTGTGAAagctccctcctcttcttctgctggAGCCTCTGCTGATCCCAGAAACCTCTACGCTACCATCAACAAACCAACCAAATAA
- the LOC125896872 gene encoding uncharacterized protein LOC125896872 isoform X25, with the protein MMAEFRWIIMSLFLMLLFKFTAAATESPSTSGNNWTSMKKSTSEGTNNTTSENNNNQTKQDWWKFIVAAVGLAALIIITVAVIRCKRTKGNKTQMDENMVFAVHSSSAAVPRRDAAGQDALHNAAVEVAEDFDVTCQTSSASSADPEADVSYASISYTKNTGRKAKVRLDDDDDKGDAVTYSTVKAPSSSSAGASADPRNLYATINKPTK; encoded by the exons cagcagcaactgAATCACCATCGACATCAGGAAATAACTGGACATCAATGAAAAAGAGCACATCGGAAGGtacaaacaacacaacatcagaaaacaacaataatcaaacaaaacaag ATTGGTGGAAGTTCATAGTTGCAGCTGTGGGTTTAGCAGCACTTATAATAATCACTGTGGCTGTCATCAGATGCAAGAGAACTAAAG ggaacaaaacacagatggatgaaaacatg GTGTTTGCGGTCCATAGCAGTAGTGCTGCCGTACCACGCAGGGATGCAGCTGGTCAGGATGCCCTCCACAATGCAGCTGTAGAAGTTGCTGAGGATTTTGACGTGACATGCCAAACTTCCTCAGCCTCCTCA GCTGATCCTGAAGCTGATGTTTCCTACGCCTCCATCAGCTACACCAAGAACACAGGCCGTAAAGCCAAG GTCCgtcttgatgatgatgatgataaaggTGATGCAGTGACCTACAGCACTGTGAAagctccctcctcttcttctgctggAGCCTCTGCTGATCCCAGAAACCTCTACGCTACCATCAACAAACCAACCAAATAA
- the LOC125896872 gene encoding uncharacterized protein LOC125896872 isoform X26 — translation MMAEFRWIIMSLFLMLLFKFTAAATESPSTSGNNWTSMKKSTSEGTNNTTSENNNNQTKQDWWKFIVAAVGLAALIIITVAVIRCKRTKGNKTQMDENMVFAVHSSSAAVPRRDAAGQDALHNAAVEVAEDFDVTCQTSSASSADPEADVSYASISYTKNTGRKAKVRLDDDDDKGDAVTYSTVKAPSSSSAGASADPRNLYATINKPTK, via the exons cagcagcaactgAATCACCATCGACATCAGGAAATAACTGGACATCAATGAAAAAGAGCACATCGGAAGGtacaaacaacacaacatcagaaaacaacaataatcaaacaaaacaag ATTGGTGGAAGTTCATAGTTGCAGCTGTGGGTTTAGCAGCACTTATAATAATCACTGTGGCTGTCATCAGATGCAAGAGAACTAAAG gGAACAAAACACAGATGGATGAAAACATG GTGTTTGCGGTCCATAGCAGTAGTGCTGCCGTACCACGCAGGGATGCAGCTGGTCAGGATGCCCTCCACAATGCAGCTGTAGAAGTTGCTGAGGATTTTGACGTGACATGCCAAACTTCCTCAGCCTCCTCA GCTGATCCTGAAGCTGATGTTTCCTACGCCTCCATCAGCTACACCAAGAACACAGGCCGTAAAGCCAAG GTCCgtcttgatgatgatgatgataaaggTGATGCAGTGACCTACAGCACTGTGAAagctccctcctcttcttctgctggAGCCTCTGCTGATCCCAGAAACCTCTACGCTACCATCAACAAACCAACCAAATAA